Sequence from the Nocardiopsis sp. YSL2 genome:
TTTCGCGCTTGGCCGGGTATCCGCTAGAGTTCTTAACGCAGCGAGGGGGACAGCCGGTCGCACCGGTGAACGCCCCGGGAACTCGCCGCGCGGACGTGGCTCAGCTGGTAGAGCATCACCTTGCCAAGGTGAGGGTCGCGGGTTCGAATCCCGTCGTCCGCTCGGAAACGGTGTGTTCCGCCACCCCAGGGTGGCGGAGCCATCGGGCCGGAGTGCGCTCCGGCCGCACGCGGACGTGGCTCAGCTGGTAGAGCATCACCTTGCCAAGGTGAGGGTCGCGGGTTCGAATCCCGTCGTCCGCTCGGAGAGGCCCATGCGGGTGTCACTTCACGGCTCCCACCGGTGCTTTCTGGCGGAGTGTCCGAGTGGCTTAGGTAAGGGACTGCAAATCCCTGCACACGGGTTCGATTCCCGTCTCCGCCTCGTAGGCCTCGTCCCCCGACGAGGACGAGGGCGATTAGCTCAGTTGGTTAGAGCGCTACCTCGACACGGTAGAGGTCACAGGTTCGAGTCCTGTATCGCCCACCAGCATCACCGCGGGCCAGAGCTTCGGCTCTGGCCTTTCGCGTGCCCGGGGTGCCAGGGCGGTCCCCGCGCCCGGCCGACAACGCACCGAACACCACGGCGTCCGGCAGCAGTGCGCGACCCTCCGACGCCGCCCGCGCACCCCCGGGCCCCTTCAGTCCTCCGTCCCGGTGTCCGATGCCTGCGGCGGTCCGCGACCCCGGGGGCGTGGTGGACCACGCGGAGCCCAGGAGCCGGTCCAGGGACTCCGGACGCCGCCACCGCGGTGGCCGGGGTTGGGTGGGCGGGGCGTACCGGGGCGTCCGTGAGGTGGCCTCCTGGGCCCGCTAGCCGACGATCGGGCGTTCCTCCGGGAGTTCGTAGCGGCGCGGACGGCGGCGCAGGGCCAGGGCCGAGGCCAGGGTGATGGGCCCGATACGGCCGACGAACATCAGGAAGATGATGATGCACTCCCCCGCGACGGGCAGGTCCCCGGTGATGCCCGTGGACAGCCCGACCGTGCCGAACGCCGACGTGGTCTCGAACAGGATCTCGTCCAGCGAGAACGGGGTGATGGTCATCAGAGCCACGGTCGCCGTCATCACCAGCCCGATGGCCAGCAGGACGACCGTGGTCGCCTGGGAGACCACTCCGTCGCTCAGGCGCCGGTCCGACACGTGGACGGTCTGCTCGCCGCGCACGTTGGCGAGGATGACGAAGGCCAGCAGGGCGAACGTCGTGACCTTGATGCCGCCGGCGGTCCCGGCGCTGCCGCCGCCGACGAACATCAGGATGTCCGTCACGAGGAGCGTCTGGGTGTTCATCTCACCGAAGGGCAGGCTGTTGAACCCGGCCGTCCTGGGCATCACGGCCTGGAAGAACGCCGCGAGGATCTTGCCGCGCAGGTCCAGGCCGCCCATCGTCGCCGGGTTGCGCCACTCCAGCACGAGGAAGGCCGTGAAGGCGACGACCAGCAGCACGGCCGTGGTCACGAGGGTGATCTTGGCGTGCAGCGACCAGTGGTACCGCTCCCTCCGGCGGCGGCTGAAGCGCCACAGCTCCAGCCACACCGGGAACCCGAGCCCGCCCGCGATCACCGCGACGGCCACCGGCACGGAGATCCACAGGTCGGTGACGAACCCCTCCAGGCTGTCGGAGTACAGCGCGAAGCCGGCGTTGTTGAACGCCGACACCGCGTGGAAGAGCCCGAAGTAGGCGGCGTGCCCGAGCGGGTCGCCGTAGTGCAGCCACCAGCGCAGGGCGAGGACGACCGCGAGCACCGCCTCGGCGACGAGTGTGACGGTGACGATTCCCTTGACCAGTTGGCGGACGTCGCCCAGGGTCAGGCTCTTGGCCTCGGAGCTGGTGCGCACGGCCATCCGCAGGCCCAGCCGCCGGCCCACGACCATGGTCAGCACGGTGGCCAGGACCATGATGCCCAGACCGCCGATCTGGATCAGGGCGAGGATGACGGCCTCGCCGAAGGCCGACCAGTACTCCGGGGTGTCCACGACGATCAGCCCGGTCACGCACACCGCCGAGGTCGCCGTGAACAGCGCCGTGACGACGCCGGCCCCCTCCCCCGTCTCGGTCGCGGCGGGCAGCGACAGCAGGACCGTGCCGAGCAGGATCACCGTCGCGAACGCCCCGGCCGTGAGCTGGGGCGGCTTGGCCCAGCCGGACAGGCTCTGGAGGAACCGGTCGGCCCGCTGCCGCGTGTTCCGCCCGAGGCGGACCGCCCGTTCCCGGGCCCCTCGTACGGTCCTCACCCTCTCGTCCCCTCGGTGCCCTGGGAAGGGTCGTCGACGACCAGGATCCGTTGTCGCTCGTCCATAGGGGTGGTTCGTCCTCCGTACCGAGTGCCGGACGCGTCGTCCGGTGCAAAAGGGATGCTAGTGACCGGCGCCGTCCGTACTGATCAGGCGGGGTACCGCGAGTCGCCGGACGCCCGCATGCCCCGCGCCGATTCGACTCTGAGACAACGGACCGAACAGCGCAAATCATGACAACACGTTCTTAACAGCCGAAAACTGAAGTCCGCGCCCCGTTCCTGGTCCGGCATCCGCTTCCCCGTCGAGCGGAGGACAGAAGGGGGACGGACGGGAACCCGCGAGGGCATGTGGCGAGTCGCACATCTCCCAGGGTGCACGACCCGGAGTGGGTCGGACCCGATCCGGGTGCCGGCGGAGGCGCACCGGTGCCGCGCCGGCCGGTCAGTCGCAGCAGCAGGTGCAGGCCTCACAGCAGCTACAGCACTCGCAGCACTCGCACCAGGAGCTGCGCGGTCGGCCCGTCCACGGCCCCGGGTGCGGGTCGCGGCAGCAGAACTGGCAGGTGCAGCACATGAACAGGGCGACCGCGCACCCGGAGAACACGCCCCGCTTCCTCGGCGGGAACTCCTCTCGTGGGGTCTGGCACGAGCAGGAACAGCAGCACGTGCCGCTGCCCCCGTCCCCACCCGGGCCGTGGCCGGATCCGCCGTCGTGGCCCTCCTGCCCGCCCCCGGGGCCGCCGTGGTGCTCGCGTCGGCGGTGGTGCGGCGGGTGGCCGTGGTGTCCGTACTCCTGCCCCTGGTGCCCGTACCCGGAGTGCCCCTGGCCAGGGCGCCCCTGCCCCTGGCCGGGGTATCCGCCGTGGGCGAAGGCCCGCTCGACGGCGCGGTGCAGCTCCCGCTCCAGGAGCGCGCGGACCAGGCGGTCGTCGTCGAACTCCGCCTCC
This genomic interval carries:
- a CDS encoding TrkH family potassium uptake protein, with the protein product MSGWAKPPQLTAGAFATVILLGTVLLSLPAATETGEGAGVVTALFTATSAVCVTGLIVVDTPEYWSAFGEAVILALIQIGGLGIMVLATVLTMVVGRRLGLRMAVRTSSEAKSLTLGDVRQLVKGIVTVTLVAEAVLAVVLALRWWLHYGDPLGHAAYFGLFHAVSAFNNAGFALYSDSLEGFVTDLWISVPVAVAVIAGGLGFPVWLELWRFSRRRRERYHWSLHAKITLVTTAVLLVVAFTAFLVLEWRNPATMGGLDLRGKILAAFFQAVMPRTAGFNSLPFGEMNTQTLLVTDILMFVGGGSAGTAGGIKVTTFALLAFVILANVRGEQTVHVSDRRLSDGVVSQATTVVLLAIGLVMTATVALMTITPFSLDEILFETTSAFGTVGLSTGITGDLPVAGECIIIFLMFVGRIGPITLASALALRRRPRRYELPEERPIVG